A window of the Carassius gibelio isolate Cgi1373 ecotype wild population from Czech Republic chromosome B16, carGib1.2-hapl.c, whole genome shotgun sequence genome harbors these coding sequences:
- the zp3d.2 gene encoding zona pellucida sperm-binding protein 3d.2 gives MQFKDMKLYFPVIFTLLVLSSTYVYPARSASKHASNSTSALDEIFGLDFDGSAVESLGSPYLQLPVFQHSRTPLLDKKQFSPMHGTGREQLPEETKQVLVPRTAVTLPEASRRSGRTQGVNVVCQMKKMIVKVHKHILGIGGLHSALKLGTCDISKTTKYYHVFIYDMDTCGSKKKLINNRVTYSNILHYSPVTDLGPIRRAMPFSLPVECHFNRYHYSYKIGYIPQIRYQNYFKPLRTVDSVVLTPRDELWRRLSPTEEYTIGHPMYFQADGPPLAEDERLFVDSCYVTSSSSHLSMPRFTVIENYGCMTDSKSSRWSKFIQSGHRNVLRFSLDAFLFHGMLGEHLYMHCEISVGSFKPTSSAKSCTYNQSTERWEELYGSNDACFCCDSTCLSSDLSVSSKVITSEPWIMESDLEMVEKEQTSPFMTEEVGTGFVDVITTQTAEIGPQHFVPVVEEVDKFVEPRRIFEEVFGLD, from the exons ATGCAGTTTAAAGATATGAAGCTCTATTTCCCAGTAATATTTACTTTACTGGTCTTGTCCTCCACGTATGTGTATCCCGCACGATCTGCGTCAAAGCACGCGAGCAATTCGACCTCAGCACTGGACGAAATATTTGGATTAGATTTCGACGGATCTGCTGTCGAGAGTCTCGGCTCGCCATATTTACAACTTCCCGTTTTCCAGCATTCAAGAACCCCACTTTTGGACAAAAAGCAGTTCTCTCCGATGCATGGAACAGGCCGTGAACAACTGCCCGAGGAGACGAAACAAGTCCTCGTCCCGCGCACCGCGGTAACGTTACCGGAGGCCTCCCGCCGCAGCGGGCGAACACAAGGAGTAAACGTCGTTTGTCAAATGAAGAAAATGATCGTTAAAGTTCACAAACACATTTTAGGCATCGGCGGCCTTCATTCAGCGTTAAAACTGGGAACATGCGACATCAGCAAGACTACAAAATACTATCACGTGTTTATTTACGACATGGACACGTGTGGGAGTAAGAAAAAG TTAATAAACAATAGAGTAACATATTCCAACATACTGCACTACTCTCCAGTGACGGACCTGGGGCCAATCCGCCGTGCCATGCCTTTCTCACTACCTGTCGAGTGTCACTTTAACAG ATATCATTACTCGTACAAAATTGGCTACATACCACAAATCAGATATCAGAACTACTTCAAACCCCTGAGAACTGTGGACAGTGTTGTACTCACACCCCGTGATG AGCTGTGGAGACGGTTATCGCCCACCGAAGAGTATACCATTGGTCACCCCATGTACTTCCAGGCAGACGGACCCCCTCTTGCTGAGGACGAGAGGCTGTTTGTGGATTCCTGTTATGTGACCAGCAGCAGTTCTCATTTGTCCATGCCAAGATTTACAGTCATTGAAAACTACGG GTGCATGACTGATAGCAAGAGCAGTAGGTGGTCCAAATTCATCCAAAGTGGACACAGAAATGTTTTGCGGTTCTCCTTGGATGCTTTTCTGTTTCATGGGATGCTGGGCGAG CATCTTTACATGCATTGTGAAATATCCGTCGGAAGTTTCAAACCAACATCAAGTGCAAAGTCCTGCACTTACAACCAGTCAACAGAACG ATGGGAAGAGTTATACGGTTCAAATGATGCATGCTTCTGCTGTGACTCCACATGTCTGTCTTCTGACCTGTCTG tgTCCAGTAAGGTCATCACCAGTGAGCCCTGGATCATGGAGTCTGATTTGGAGATGGTCGAGAAAGAGCAAACATCTCCATTCATGACAGAAGAGGTGGGAACAGGCTTTGTTGATGTAATAACCACACAGACAGCTGAGATTGGACCTCAACATTTTGTGCCTGTGGTGGAGGAAGTCGACAAATTTGTGGAGCCACGTAGAATATTTGAGGAGGTATTTGGATTGGACTAA
- the LOC127975492 gene encoding protein c-ets-2-A isoform X4, with the protein MEMYQAGFYTEDFRTQEVPGGFDFSSYDSKGPGQQQYPETFSESQKEHLHSSKVNSTDSGLFNLDSFPEFSCWASYTNIPEGMVADRQQVAFQETNQTYQNLVPLCTPAQSSPFSPGMDTSSHYQPGKGPNHRGASGTVSLDHLGDTERTYVLYEAEQQNRPSYWSDYPSPSYCTSMLGQPASSSSPPLTKSSEQFCPRVAKRRNAPSQRSDREGEMTPMSAYPGSGPIQLWQFLLELLLDSACHTFISWTGDGWEFKMSDPAEVAKRWGQCKNKPKMNYEKLSRGLRYYYHKNIIHKTAGKRYVYRFVCDVQGMLGKTAHEVFTSLNISPSNGASPQSVVNTARSEETTDSWAH; encoded by the exons ATGGAAATGTATCAAGCTGGATTTTACACAGAAGACTTCAGAACTCAGGAGGTTCCTGGCGGATTTGACTTCAGCTCATATG ACAGCAAAGGACCTGGCCAACAGCAGTATCCAGAAACATTTTCAGAGTCCCAGAAGGAGCATTTGCACAGTTCTAAAG TCAACTCCACTGACTCTGGACTCTTTAATCTGGATTCCTTTCCTGAGTTTAGCTGTTGGGCATCCTATACTAACA TTCCAGAAGGAATGGTAGCAGACCGGCAGCAGGTTGCCTTTCAGGAAACAAATCAAACCTACCAGAACCTTGTTCCTCTATGCACTCCAGCACAAAGCAGTCCATTCAGCCCAGGGATGGACACCAGCAGCCATTACCAACCTGGGAAAGGTCCAAATCACAGAGGAGCATCCGGTACCGTCAGTCTGGACCATCTGG GTGATACTGAGAGAACATATGTCTTGTATGAGGCAGAGCAGCAGAACAGACCTTCATATTGGTCTGATTATCCCTCACCCAGTTACTGCACTTCCATGCTTGGACAGCCAGCATCATCTTCATCACCTCCACTTACGAAATCCTCTGAGCAGTTCTGTCCCCGTGTGGCCAAAAGGCGTAATGCACCATCTCAAAGATCAGACAGAGAGGGGGAAATGACACCCATGTCTGCCTATCCAG GATCCGGACCCATCCAGCTTTGGCAGTTTCTTCTAGAACTTCTGCTAGATTCTGCTTGCCACACGTTTATTAGCTGGACTGGAGATGGCTGGGAGTTTAAAATGTCAGATCCTGCAGAG GTGGCAAAGCGGTGGGGCCAGTGTAAGAACAAGCCAAAGATGAATTATGAGAAGTTGAGTCGTGGCCTACGCTACTACTACCACAAAAACATAATTCACAAAACGGCGGGAAAGCGTTACGTCTACCGCTTCGTTTGTGACGTCCAAGGAATGCTTGGAAAAACAGCGCACGAGGTTTTTACAAGTCTAAACATCTCACCATCAAATGGCGCATCTCCACAATCTGTAGTAAACACAGCCAGATCAGAGGAAACCACAGACTCCTGGGCACATTAG
- the fli1rs gene encoding fli-1 proto-oncogene, ETS transcription factor-related sequence isoform X2 → MDCTIKEALSVVSENQSIFESPFSGPQAMHMKGEITSPAVFRQGSEESVEPTEPDWTGSATQNPAKRAEHINGNSRESPVDCSVTKRTRHMSNSDGGPLAYQASYPEPRSSPQNATPPSSTTTEEKRVIVPADPEVWTQDHVRQWVEWAIKEYGLSDVDVSLFHTLDGKALCKMTKEDMMRLTTAYNTDILLSHLNYLRESSPTFSYPATPTNTQPQPRLQVKAENSFEEIGRRNSWSSSALPAVPKGSPIEHQHNTRITEPPPRLPQDPYQALGPISSRLANPGSGQIQLWQFLLELLSDSNNAAIITWEGTNGEFKMTDPDEVAKRWGERKSKPNMNYDKLSRALRYYYDKNIMTKVHGKRYAYKFDFQGISQAHQNHPPEGGVLKFQPEGPYVQSYHSHQPKMNFMGTHSTPMPVSTGNFFGPPTTYWNSATGVVYPSSPMPRHPSTHSHLNSYY, encoded by the exons ATGGACTGTACTATTAAG GAAGCTCTTTCGGTGGTGAGTGAAAACCAGTCCATATTCGAGTCGCCCTTCAGTGGTCCCCAGGCCATGCACATGAAGGGAGAGATCACGTCACCTGCAGTGTTCAGACAGGGTTCTGAAGAGAGCGTAGAACCCACTGAGCCAGACTGGACCGGATCGGCCACACAGAACCCTGCGAAGAGAGCAGAACACATCAACGGAAACAG CCGTGAGTCCCCAGTGGACTGCAGTGTGACTAAAAGGACCCGACACATGAGTAACAGTGATGGGGGACCATTGGCCTACCAGGCCTCTTACCCAGAGCCACGGAGTAGCCCGCAGAATGCCACCCCACCCAGCAGCACCACCACAGAGGAGAAGAGGGTCATTGTACCAGCGG ACCCAGAAGTATGGACACAAGATCATGTGCGGCAGTGGGTAGAGTGGGCAATAAAGGAATACGGCCTTTCCGATGTGGACGTGTCCCTATTCCATACTCTGGATGGAAAAGCACTCTGCAAAATGACCAAAGAGGACATGATGCGTCTCACTACCGCATACAACACAGACATCCTGCTCTCTCATCTAAACTACCTCCGGGAGA GTAGCCCCACTTTTTCCTACCCTGCAACCCCTACCAATACACAACCACAGCCTAGACTACAGGTTAAAGCTG AAAACAGCTTTGAGGAGATCGGCAGAAGGAATAGTTGGTCCTCAAGCGCCTTACCAGCTGTCCCAAAAG gTTCTCCAATCGAACATCAGCACAACACCAGAATTACAGAGCCTCCACCAAGACTTCCACAAG ACCCCTACCAAGCATTAGGTCCCATCAGCAGCCGTCTTGCAAATCCAG GCTCTGGTCAGATCCAGCTGTGGCAGTTCTTGTTAGAGCTGCTGTCTGACAGCAACAATGCCGCCATCATCACCTGGGAAGGCACTAACGGAGAATTCAAGATGACCGACCCTGACGAGGTGGCCAAGCGCTGGGGAGAGCGAAAGAGCAAGCCTAACATGAACTATGACAAGCTCAGCCGGGCCCTCCGCTACTACTATGACAAGAACATCATGACCAAGGTGCATGGAAAACGCTATGCATACAAATTCGATTTCCAGGGCATCTCCCAAGCTCACCAAAACCATCCTCCAGAAGGGGGTGTGCTCAAATTCCAGCCTGAAGGGCCATATGTGCAAAGCTACCACAGCCACCAGCCAAAAATGAACTTCATGGGCACTCATTCAACCCCTATGCCCGTTTCAACAGGGAATTTCTTTGGGCCTCCAACCACCTACTGGAACTCTGCAACAGGAGTGGTGTATCCCAGCTCACCCATGCCACGACATCCCAGTACTCACTCGCATTTGAACTCTTATTACTAA
- the LOC127975492 gene encoding protein c-ets-2-A isoform X3, whose protein sequence is MEMYQAGFYTEDFRTQEVPGGFDFSSYDSKGPGQQQYPETFSESQKEHLHSSKGHTLAVNSTDSGLFNLDSFPEFSCWASYTNIPEGMVADRQQVAFQETNQTYQNLVPLCTPAQSSPFSPGMDTSSHYQPGKGPNHRGASGTVSLDHLGDTERTYVLYEAEQQNRPSYWSDYPSPSYCTSMLGQPASSSSPPLTKSSEQFCPRVAKRRNAPSQRSDREGEMTPMSAYPGSGPIQLWQFLLELLLDSACHTFISWTGDGWEFKMSDPAEVAKRWGQCKNKPKMNYEKLSRGLRYYYHKNIIHKTAGKRYVYRFVCDVQGMLGKTAHEVFTSLNISPSNGASPQSVVNTARSEETTDSWAH, encoded by the exons ATGGAAATGTATCAAGCTGGATTTTACACAGAAGACTTCAGAACTCAGGAGGTTCCTGGCGGATTTGACTTCAGCTCATATG ACAGCAAAGGACCTGGCCAACAGCAGTATCCAGAAACATTTTCAGAGTCCCAGAAGGAGCATTTGCACAGTTCTAAAG GTCATACTCTTGCAGTCAACTCCACTGACTCTGGACTCTTTAATCTGGATTCCTTTCCTGAGTTTAGCTGTTGGGCATCCTATACTAACA TTCCAGAAGGAATGGTAGCAGACCGGCAGCAGGTTGCCTTTCAGGAAACAAATCAAACCTACCAGAACCTTGTTCCTCTATGCACTCCAGCACAAAGCAGTCCATTCAGCCCAGGGATGGACACCAGCAGCCATTACCAACCTGGGAAAGGTCCAAATCACAGAGGAGCATCCGGTACCGTCAGTCTGGACCATCTGG GTGATACTGAGAGAACATATGTCTTGTATGAGGCAGAGCAGCAGAACAGACCTTCATATTGGTCTGATTATCCCTCACCCAGTTACTGCACTTCCATGCTTGGACAGCCAGCATCATCTTCATCACCTCCACTTACGAAATCCTCTGAGCAGTTCTGTCCCCGTGTGGCCAAAAGGCGTAATGCACCATCTCAAAGATCAGACAGAGAGGGGGAAATGACACCCATGTCTGCCTATCCAG GATCCGGACCCATCCAGCTTTGGCAGTTTCTTCTAGAACTTCTGCTAGATTCTGCTTGCCACACGTTTATTAGCTGGACTGGAGATGGCTGGGAGTTTAAAATGTCAGATCCTGCAGAG GTGGCAAAGCGGTGGGGCCAGTGTAAGAACAAGCCAAAGATGAATTATGAGAAGTTGAGTCGTGGCCTACGCTACTACTACCACAAAAACATAATTCACAAAACGGCGGGAAAGCGTTACGTCTACCGCTTCGTTTGTGACGTCCAAGGAATGCTTGGAAAAACAGCGCACGAGGTTTTTACAAGTCTAAACATCTCACCATCAAATGGCGCATCTCCACAATCTGTAGTAAACACAGCCAGATCAGAGGAAACCACAGACTCCTGGGCACATTAG
- the LOC127975492 gene encoding protein c-ets-2-A isoform X2, protein MEMYQAGFYTEDFRTQEVPGGFDFSSYDCSGEDLSFLLDSKGPGQQQYPETFSESQKEHLHSSKVNSTDSGLFNLDSFPEFSCWASYTNIPEGMVADRQQVAFQETNQTYQNLVPLCTPAQSSPFSPGMDTSSHYQPGKGPNHRGASGTVSLDHLGDTERTYVLYEAEQQNRPSYWSDYPSPSYCTSMLGQPASSSSPPLTKSSEQFCPRVAKRRNAPSQRSDREGEMTPMSAYPGSGPIQLWQFLLELLLDSACHTFISWTGDGWEFKMSDPAEVAKRWGQCKNKPKMNYEKLSRGLRYYYHKNIIHKTAGKRYVYRFVCDVQGMLGKTAHEVFTSLNISPSNGASPQSVVNTARSEETTDSWAH, encoded by the exons ATGGAAATGTATCAAGCTGGATTTTACACAGAAGACTTCAGAACTCAGGAGGTTCCTGGCGGATTTGACTTCAGCTCATATG ACTGCAGTGGTGAAGACCTGTCCTTTTTATTAGACAGCAAAGGACCTGGCCAACAGCAGTATCCAGAAACATTTTCAGAGTCCCAGAAGGAGCATTTGCACAGTTCTAAAG TCAACTCCACTGACTCTGGACTCTTTAATCTGGATTCCTTTCCTGAGTTTAGCTGTTGGGCATCCTATACTAACA TTCCAGAAGGAATGGTAGCAGACCGGCAGCAGGTTGCCTTTCAGGAAACAAATCAAACCTACCAGAACCTTGTTCCTCTATGCACTCCAGCACAAAGCAGTCCATTCAGCCCAGGGATGGACACCAGCAGCCATTACCAACCTGGGAAAGGTCCAAATCACAGAGGAGCATCCGGTACCGTCAGTCTGGACCATCTGG GTGATACTGAGAGAACATATGTCTTGTATGAGGCAGAGCAGCAGAACAGACCTTCATATTGGTCTGATTATCCCTCACCCAGTTACTGCACTTCCATGCTTGGACAGCCAGCATCATCTTCATCACCTCCACTTACGAAATCCTCTGAGCAGTTCTGTCCCCGTGTGGCCAAAAGGCGTAATGCACCATCTCAAAGATCAGACAGAGAGGGGGAAATGACACCCATGTCTGCCTATCCAG GATCCGGACCCATCCAGCTTTGGCAGTTTCTTCTAGAACTTCTGCTAGATTCTGCTTGCCACACGTTTATTAGCTGGACTGGAGATGGCTGGGAGTTTAAAATGTCAGATCCTGCAGAG GTGGCAAAGCGGTGGGGCCAGTGTAAGAACAAGCCAAAGATGAATTATGAGAAGTTGAGTCGTGGCCTACGCTACTACTACCACAAAAACATAATTCACAAAACGGCGGGAAAGCGTTACGTCTACCGCTTCGTTTGTGACGTCCAAGGAATGCTTGGAAAAACAGCGCACGAGGTTTTTACAAGTCTAAACATCTCACCATCAAATGGCGCATCTCCACAATCTGTAGTAAACACAGCCAGATCAGAGGAAACCACAGACTCCTGGGCACATTAG
- the fli1rs gene encoding fli-1 proto-oncogene, ETS transcription factor-related sequence isoform X3, which yields MHMKGEITSPAVFRQGSEESVEPTEPDWTGSATQNPAKRAEHINGNSRESPVDCSVTKRTRHMSNSDGGPLAYQASYPEPRSSPQNATPPSSTTTEEKRVIVPADPEVWTQDHVRQWVEWAIKEYGLSDVDVSLFHTLDGKALCKMTKEDMMRLTTAYNTDILLSHLNYLRESSPTFSYPATPTNTQPQPRLQVKAENSFEEIGRRNSWSSSALPAVPKGSPIEHQHNTRITEPPPRLPQDPYQALGPISSRLANPETKPIHTKIRPTKHNSNNLPVTSTDRTVGSGQIQLWQFLLELLSDSNNAAIITWEGTNGEFKMTDPDEVAKRWGERKSKPNMNYDKLSRALRYYYDKNIMTKVHGKRYAYKFDFQGISQAHQNHPPEGGVLKFQPEGPYVQSYHSHQPKMNFMGTHSTPMPVSTGNFFGPPTTYWNSATGVVYPSSPMPRHPSTHSHLNSYY from the exons ATGCACATGAAGGGAGAGATCACGTCACCTGCAGTGTTCAGACAGGGTTCTGAAGAGAGCGTAGAACCCACTGAGCCAGACTGGACCGGATCGGCCACACAGAACCCTGCGAAGAGAGCAGAACACATCAACGGAAACAG CCGTGAGTCCCCAGTGGACTGCAGTGTGACTAAAAGGACCCGACACATGAGTAACAGTGATGGGGGACCATTGGCCTACCAGGCCTCTTACCCAGAGCCACGGAGTAGCCCGCAGAATGCCACCCCACCCAGCAGCACCACCACAGAGGAGAAGAGGGTCATTGTACCAGCGG ACCCAGAAGTATGGACACAAGATCATGTGCGGCAGTGGGTAGAGTGGGCAATAAAGGAATACGGCCTTTCCGATGTGGACGTGTCCCTATTCCATACTCTGGATGGAAAAGCACTCTGCAAAATGACCAAAGAGGACATGATGCGTCTCACTACCGCATACAACACAGACATCCTGCTCTCTCATCTAAACTACCTCCGGGAGA GTAGCCCCACTTTTTCCTACCCTGCAACCCCTACCAATACACAACCACAGCCTAGACTACAGGTTAAAGCTG AAAACAGCTTTGAGGAGATCGGCAGAAGGAATAGTTGGTCCTCAAGCGCCTTACCAGCTGTCCCAAAAG gTTCTCCAATCGAACATCAGCACAACACCAGAATTACAGAGCCTCCACCAAGACTTCCACAAG ACCCCTACCAAGCATTAGGTCCCATCAGCAGCCGTCTTGCAAATCCAG AAACGAAACCAATCCACACCAAGATCCGACCGACCAAACACAATTCTAACAACCTGCCCGTCACCAGCACTGACAGGACTGTGG GCTCTGGTCAGATCCAGCTGTGGCAGTTCTTGTTAGAGCTGCTGTCTGACAGCAACAATGCCGCCATCATCACCTGGGAAGGCACTAACGGAGAATTCAAGATGACCGACCCTGACGAGGTGGCCAAGCGCTGGGGAGAGCGAAAGAGCAAGCCTAACATGAACTATGACAAGCTCAGCCGGGCCCTCCGCTACTACTATGACAAGAACATCATGACCAAGGTGCATGGAAAACGCTATGCATACAAATTCGATTTCCAGGGCATCTCCCAAGCTCACCAAAACCATCCTCCAGAAGGGGGTGTGCTCAAATTCCAGCCTGAAGGGCCATATGTGCAAAGCTACCACAGCCACCAGCCAAAAATGAACTTCATGGGCACTCATTCAACCCCTATGCCCGTTTCAACAGGGAATTTCTTTGGGCCTCCAACCACCTACTGGAACTCTGCAACAGGAGTGGTGTATCCCAGCTCACCCATGCCACGACATCCCAGTACTCACTCGCATTTGAACTCTTATTACTAA
- the fli1rs gene encoding fli-1 proto-oncogene, ETS transcription factor-related sequence isoform X1: MDCTIKEALSVVSENQSIFESPFSGPQAMHMKGEITSPAVFRQGSEESVEPTEPDWTGSATQNPAKRAEHINGNSRESPVDCSVTKRTRHMSNSDGGPLAYQASYPEPRSSPQNATPPSSTTTEEKRVIVPADPEVWTQDHVRQWVEWAIKEYGLSDVDVSLFHTLDGKALCKMTKEDMMRLTTAYNTDILLSHLNYLRESSPTFSYPATPTNTQPQPRLQVKAENSFEEIGRRNSWSSSALPAVPKGSPIEHQHNTRITEPPPRLPQDPYQALGPISSRLANPETKPIHTKIRPTKHNSNNLPVTSTDRTVGSGQIQLWQFLLELLSDSNNAAIITWEGTNGEFKMTDPDEVAKRWGERKSKPNMNYDKLSRALRYYYDKNIMTKVHGKRYAYKFDFQGISQAHQNHPPEGGVLKFQPEGPYVQSYHSHQPKMNFMGTHSTPMPVSTGNFFGPPTTYWNSATGVVYPSSPMPRHPSTHSHLNSYY; the protein is encoded by the exons ATGGACTGTACTATTAAG GAAGCTCTTTCGGTGGTGAGTGAAAACCAGTCCATATTCGAGTCGCCCTTCAGTGGTCCCCAGGCCATGCACATGAAGGGAGAGATCACGTCACCTGCAGTGTTCAGACAGGGTTCTGAAGAGAGCGTAGAACCCACTGAGCCAGACTGGACCGGATCGGCCACACAGAACCCTGCGAAGAGAGCAGAACACATCAACGGAAACAG CCGTGAGTCCCCAGTGGACTGCAGTGTGACTAAAAGGACCCGACACATGAGTAACAGTGATGGGGGACCATTGGCCTACCAGGCCTCTTACCCAGAGCCACGGAGTAGCCCGCAGAATGCCACCCCACCCAGCAGCACCACCACAGAGGAGAAGAGGGTCATTGTACCAGCGG ACCCAGAAGTATGGACACAAGATCATGTGCGGCAGTGGGTAGAGTGGGCAATAAAGGAATACGGCCTTTCCGATGTGGACGTGTCCCTATTCCATACTCTGGATGGAAAAGCACTCTGCAAAATGACCAAAGAGGACATGATGCGTCTCACTACCGCATACAACACAGACATCCTGCTCTCTCATCTAAACTACCTCCGGGAGA GTAGCCCCACTTTTTCCTACCCTGCAACCCCTACCAATACACAACCACAGCCTAGACTACAGGTTAAAGCTG AAAACAGCTTTGAGGAGATCGGCAGAAGGAATAGTTGGTCCTCAAGCGCCTTACCAGCTGTCCCAAAAG gTTCTCCAATCGAACATCAGCACAACACCAGAATTACAGAGCCTCCACCAAGACTTCCACAAG ACCCCTACCAAGCATTAGGTCCCATCAGCAGCCGTCTTGCAAATCCAG AAACGAAACCAATCCACACCAAGATCCGACCGACCAAACACAATTCTAACAACCTGCCCGTCACCAGCACTGACAGGACTGTGG GCTCTGGTCAGATCCAGCTGTGGCAGTTCTTGTTAGAGCTGCTGTCTGACAGCAACAATGCCGCCATCATCACCTGGGAAGGCACTAACGGAGAATTCAAGATGACCGACCCTGACGAGGTGGCCAAGCGCTGGGGAGAGCGAAAGAGCAAGCCTAACATGAACTATGACAAGCTCAGCCGGGCCCTCCGCTACTACTATGACAAGAACATCATGACCAAGGTGCATGGAAAACGCTATGCATACAAATTCGATTTCCAGGGCATCTCCCAAGCTCACCAAAACCATCCTCCAGAAGGGGGTGTGCTCAAATTCCAGCCTGAAGGGCCATATGTGCAAAGCTACCACAGCCACCAGCCAAAAATGAACTTCATGGGCACTCATTCAACCCCTATGCCCGTTTCAACAGGGAATTTCTTTGGGCCTCCAACCACCTACTGGAACTCTGCAACAGGAGTGGTGTATCCCAGCTCACCCATGCCACGACATCCCAGTACTCACTCGCATTTGAACTCTTATTACTAA
- the LOC127975492 gene encoding protein c-ets-2-A isoform X1, translated as MEMYQAGFYTEDFRTQEVPGGFDFSSYDCSGEDLSFLLDSKGPGQQQYPETFSESQKEHLHSSKGHTLAVNSTDSGLFNLDSFPEFSCWASYTNIPEGMVADRQQVAFQETNQTYQNLVPLCTPAQSSPFSPGMDTSSHYQPGKGPNHRGASGTVSLDHLGDTERTYVLYEAEQQNRPSYWSDYPSPSYCTSMLGQPASSSSPPLTKSSEQFCPRVAKRRNAPSQRSDREGEMTPMSAYPGSGPIQLWQFLLELLLDSACHTFISWTGDGWEFKMSDPAEVAKRWGQCKNKPKMNYEKLSRGLRYYYHKNIIHKTAGKRYVYRFVCDVQGMLGKTAHEVFTSLNISPSNGASPQSVVNTARSEETTDSWAH; from the exons ATGGAAATGTATCAAGCTGGATTTTACACAGAAGACTTCAGAACTCAGGAGGTTCCTGGCGGATTTGACTTCAGCTCATATG ACTGCAGTGGTGAAGACCTGTCCTTTTTATTAGACAGCAAAGGACCTGGCCAACAGCAGTATCCAGAAACATTTTCAGAGTCCCAGAAGGAGCATTTGCACAGTTCTAAAG GTCATACTCTTGCAGTCAACTCCACTGACTCTGGACTCTTTAATCTGGATTCCTTTCCTGAGTTTAGCTGTTGGGCATCCTATACTAACA TTCCAGAAGGAATGGTAGCAGACCGGCAGCAGGTTGCCTTTCAGGAAACAAATCAAACCTACCAGAACCTTGTTCCTCTATGCACTCCAGCACAAAGCAGTCCATTCAGCCCAGGGATGGACACCAGCAGCCATTACCAACCTGGGAAAGGTCCAAATCACAGAGGAGCATCCGGTACCGTCAGTCTGGACCATCTGG GTGATACTGAGAGAACATATGTCTTGTATGAGGCAGAGCAGCAGAACAGACCTTCATATTGGTCTGATTATCCCTCACCCAGTTACTGCACTTCCATGCTTGGACAGCCAGCATCATCTTCATCACCTCCACTTACGAAATCCTCTGAGCAGTTCTGTCCCCGTGTGGCCAAAAGGCGTAATGCACCATCTCAAAGATCAGACAGAGAGGGGGAAATGACACCCATGTCTGCCTATCCAG GATCCGGACCCATCCAGCTTTGGCAGTTTCTTCTAGAACTTCTGCTAGATTCTGCTTGCCACACGTTTATTAGCTGGACTGGAGATGGCTGGGAGTTTAAAATGTCAGATCCTGCAGAG GTGGCAAAGCGGTGGGGCCAGTGTAAGAACAAGCCAAAGATGAATTATGAGAAGTTGAGTCGTGGCCTACGCTACTACTACCACAAAAACATAATTCACAAAACGGCGGGAAAGCGTTACGTCTACCGCTTCGTTTGTGACGTCCAAGGAATGCTTGGAAAAACAGCGCACGAGGTTTTTACAAGTCTAAACATCTCACCATCAAATGGCGCATCTCCACAATCTGTAGTAAACACAGCCAGATCAGAGGAAACCACAGACTCCTGGGCACATTAG